The Halorussus gelatinilyticus genome contains the following window.
TCCTCGATAAACCACAGTCCGACGCGACGGTCCGAGACGTCGGCGGCGCGGAGGTCGTCGGTGCGTCGTCCCTCGTAGACCGCATCGAGACGCATATCGACGACGACGGCTATGCGAACCTCGACACGATCATCGGCGAAATCCGTGCCGAGGAGTCGGTGTTCCTCCCGCCGGACGAGACCGAGTCCGTCGCCCGCGAGGCGGTCAACGAATTCCTCGTAGACGACTACGTCCTGGAAGCCGGCGGTCGGTACCTCGGATCGCTGGGAGACCGTGACCCGACGACGGTAAAGATCGTCCCGACCGTTCCCGAACGGATCGGCGACCAGATCCTGGAGTACATCGAGGACCTGGACCCGGGTGACCAGTTCACGGTGAACAAGGTCACGGATCGGTTCGACAGCAGTGTTACCGAGTACATGGTGCGGACGTACCTGCTGGAGAACATTGGAAAGGACGAAGAACCCGAGTACGTCGTCAACACGACCGGCTCGGAGAAAGCCTCCGACTGGGTCCCTGGGTACCCGTTCCGGAAGGCAGACACGGAGATTCCCACGTGGCGCTTCGAGTACAACGGCGACGACGTTGCCGCGATGCGGAGCAAGTGGCGGAACAACCACCAGACAGGAAGTGTCGATTACGGCGACGTCACATTCATGTTACCAGACCGGGAGGGTGTTCCCGGCGCTCTTCAGGGGACCGCCGACGTTGAGCGGACGCAAGTCAGCCTGACGCTGCGATCCGGCCAGGACTACACGAAGGTTCAGGACCTGTTCGAGCGGATGCCCGAGGAGGCGTCAAGCCTGAAGATCGAGATCACCTTCCAGAAGTAGTTCCGCTTCTTCTACTGGTCGGCGTCCGCGTTTCTGACTAAGGCTTCGACGATAATTTCGTCACTGTCCGCGTCATCCAGCATATCCCTCAGAACGGTCTTCAGTCGTCTATCGAACAAACTGCGTGGGTTCAGCGGTGTTAGTTCCGCTTCAAGCTCATCTCCGCTTACTGTTCCAGAAATCACGGAGTCTCCGTCTTCTCGTACTTCCAGCAAATCGGCCATATCGAACCATCCTCAGCACGCTGGATAGCCTGTTCGATTGCCGCCTAACTCAACAGTCGATGGGGAACAGTGTTAGTGTGCTTCTATCTGTCCCAGTACTCTGAACCCGGTTCGGGCCAGACCTCACTCGCTTGCTTTGCGAGCCACTCGCCACGCTCAGCAATCGTGTCTTCGTTCCATTCGTCAGGCCAATTCGTAACCAGGTGCTTGTTCAGCCGCAGGACAGTGTGCTCCTGAACCGCCTCTCGTTTATCGTCCCACGCTGCATTCGAAATAGAGGGGTTTAGCTTATCAGTGAGGATAGTCAGATTCCCGATTCGGTCCTTTGCATCGTCACGTTCCATCCGTTCGACTTCAGCGGGTCGGTCTCCTGGGAGCGACCAGTGGGTGGACCACTTCTGCGGGAGAATATGCTCAATCTCCAGATCCTGAGTGAACTCTACCGTCTCGCTGTACCCGGTGTTACGCAACTCGCGTTCGATGGCCGCAAACACCATTTTGAGGCGTCGCTGGTTGATGACGGCCCAGTACTCCTTGTTCACCATCGAGTCCGTCAGCTTGTCGTTACCGGGCCAGTAGTCGCTCTCACCCTCTTTGCCCCGGAAGAATTCGACGACGACGTCGCCGACGTACTCGCTGTCTCGCTCCTTGAGTTCGTCCAGCAGCTCGATGAAGACCTTGTTGTAGTTCTTTGACGTCAGTCGGGAGAGCATCCGACGCATCAGCCAGCTCTCGATTGCTTCGACGGCTTTCACCCGCTGTTCCTTCGGGATGTCCTCGTGGCCGAAGATCCAGAGGAGAACCGGGTACGGCGTCGTCGTATCGAGGATATCCAGTCGGTGGAAGAAGATACCCTCCCGAGACCCACGGTCGGGTTCAGAGATGGTCTCGTAGATGGACGCGTAGTAGTCGATGTCCTTCACGATCTCTTCGACCGAGTTGTCGGTCCTATCGAGGTACTTCCGGAACGCCGGGAAGAGCTTCTTCGCGCGGACCTGCTGGCTCATCTCTATCGTGAGCCAGTGCATGATGAATACGTCTATTTTCGGACGATCGAGCCGTCCCTGCGAGACATCGACGCGCCATTCGTCTTCGTCGAACTGCTTCCAGTACTTGTCGTGGAGGTCGCCAGGGTCGTCCTGCTGGATCGTCGCCTCTCGGAAGAGGTAGTTCTTGATCAGGTCGGCGGCGAGTAGCGGTGTTCCGCGGGCGTTCAGGGTCTCGAAGATCACCTGTGCGTCGTCGTTGGATTCGAGGTCGATAACGACGACACGGAGCAGGTGCCACATCGTCGTGACGAGCGCATCGAGATGTTCTTCGGTGGGTTCGTCTCCAGATTCTGCCCACTCCCGAATTTCGTCTCTGAAGTACCGGAAGCACTCCTCCAAATTGTCGTCGCCATCGAGTTCGGAGTGCTCCGATTCCGGGTCCGAGAAGGTTAGCACGTCGATGAACGCGTCCTGATCGGCTTCGATCGGCCAGACCTTCAGCCGGTCCGTATCGGTGGTGGTCAGATCCGTGTCGTTGTACATCAGCTTCTCCACCAACGACGCCGACTCCTCGTGAGCGAGATCAGTCGCCACGGAATGCACAGCAGACAGCAGAACTTGGAGTGTGATCAAGCGCTGCTGGCCGTCGATGATCTCGCGCGTCTCAAGCTTTTGCGTCGGCGTCGATTGCTGATCGAGGACGATTGCTCCCAGGAAGTGCGGGGAGGTGTCCTGTTGCGCTTCCTGTCGTTCGATTTGGTTACTCGCCCCTGCTTGTCGATCCATCAGTTCATCCACGACAAGTTGGAGATCCTCCCAGAGCGGCTTCCAGTGTTCTTCCTCCTTCCACACGTACGGCCGCTGAAACCGTGGAACGACGTACCGAGTGTCCTTCCGAAAGATATCCTTTAGATCGAGGGTGTCTGCTTTCATCGATGACCGAATGTTCCGTGGAGAGTTGTATAAATGGTTCCAAGACTAACTCATCACCCGAATCCGGGGGTGAGGGCGGGAAGATGTCACCATCACGCGAGCGAGTCTATAGATTTCCCAACGAATCCGGGGTATCCCCTGTGTTGGTACGTCTTTGGGCCGAACCTCCGCTCCGTCGTGTATTCACAAACAATTCATTGAGAGCCCATCCGTTTCTGGCGTCAAACCACTTCGCACCGCTGTTAGAGATCGGGGCCATTTCGGAACTCTGTGAGTATTCTCGTCCGCCTCTTTTGGCACGCATAGTCGTTCTAACCGCTCAAAACAACGTATTTCCGGAGATTCCCGAATCGTAGCGATTCAGGGAGCGAGTACCAAATCAATTACCTCCGCTCCCTCTGGCTTACCTTTAAAAATGACTGGCGGCTGTAGTTGTTCGGGTCCAACCCACTATGCAGACCGAAAAAACGATCAACCGAGCGAAGAAGATCGACGAATCGCTAGAGATCATCGCTAAGATCGAAGAAGTGGTCGGAGTACCGCTGACAGAGAGTCGGCGAGCACTACAGGTGGCTGGAGAGTACGTCATGAGTGACTCAATGTTCGTAGAGCAGGTTGTCCAGGCAATGACTGAGGCAGCCGGCTTCGCCATCGAGACGGGTCACGATGACTTGGCATCCGACGCCATCCAGAACGTGACTGACCTCGAAACGCTCGTCTCTGACGACGAGTAGGCAACTTCTTCGACGTTCCGTCTCCTTTCGAAACACCTAACGAAGCTCGCTTCCCCGAGATGTTACTGCGAAGAACGCACACTTATGTGGCTCGTGGCGTATCGCTTCTACATACTGAATAATGTCTGAACAATCTGGGTCTTCACAGAATCGGCAGGAGCGGACGGAACTCCCCATCGAACGCGGGTTCCCTATCGAGCGCGTGAACGAGATTGCCGAGAAGGAGGGGCGAGCGCAGATGTACTACCGTCCGGTCTACGCGATGCACAAATGGTGGGCACGACGTCTGGGCTCTGTCTTCCGTGCCATCTCTCTCTACACCCTACTGGATGATCCGGAGGGAGTCTCGGTATTTGAACCGGGCCACGAGGGAGGCACGCTCGCAGACTACGGCGACGACGCCGACGGCGAGTCCGACCTCGACGTCGCGTCACTCCTCGAACGCGTGGACATGACCGACCCGGAGAGCCTCTGGGAGCTGTACCCCAAAGACGTCCGCGTTGAGGATAAAAAGATCCTCGACCCGTTCATGGGCGGTGGTACGTCGCTCGTGGAGGCCTCTCGCTTTGGTGCGGAGGTCGTCGGCAACGACCTGAATCCCGTCGCGTGGTTCACGACGAAGAAGGAGCTCGAAGCCGGTCAGACCGACGTTGAGGAACTCGAAGCGGCCTTCGAGCAGGTGAAGGAGGACGTCGCCGACGAGATTACGCAGTACTACAAGACACCCTGTCCGAACGGCGACCACGACGCAGACGTGATGTACAACTTCTGGGTGAAAGAGCTAGACTGCGTTTCCTGTGGACATACGGTTCCATTGTTCGGTGATTATCGTGTAGCAAAAGGGCGATACGAGAACGATGAAAAATATAATGTTCTTTGTCCAGACTGTGGTGCAGTTACCCTTGTAGACGATTGGCAGTCTGAGAGTATGTGTAACGACTGTGGGCACGGATTCACCCCAAAGGATGGGAATGTGGGCCGGAGTAAATACAATTGCCCAGATTGTGGTCAGAAGTATAGTATTACAGATGCGATAGATGAGCAAGGCGGGTACGATCTTCGCCTTTATGCAATTGAGTATTACTGTAGCGACTGTGATGCCGCCGGAGAAGCAAAGAGCCAATATAAGGGATATAAGCGGGCTGAGGAATCGGACTTCGACCTTGTTGAGAGTGCTAGGGAAGAGTGGGAGGACAGTCCAGAGCTGCATGAGTTTGTCCCCCAAGAAAAAATACCAGAGGGCGCTATTACAGCTGCCTCATCAGTAAGTGGAAATGATATTTTCCGGCACGGATATGAAGATTGGTCCGACCTCTTCTCAACTCGCCAGCTCCTTTCCCTCTCTAAATTACTCAAATCTATTGATGAAATTGAAGATGATAAGCTGAGAGAGCTACTTCTTCTGGCATTTAGTGGATCGCTCAGGTACACAAACTTCCTAGTAGGGTACCACCATACAAGAAACCATATTCATGATATCTTCAAGACCAATTCATTCAATTCCCCGACCAAGCCCACCGAAGGGAACGTTTGGGGAACTGAGTATGGTTTAGGCTCGTTCGCGTCTACGTATGAGAGTATCCGCCGCGGTGTGGAATATGCTAATTCACCTACTGAACGATATATGGATGGTGGTGAGATGGTGGAATCGGAAAAATTCGCACAGCCGATTGGAGATGATGCCACCGTGCTTCAGGGAGATATGCGAGAGTTAGAATACGAGGACGAATTTGATGCGGTAATTACTGATCCCCCGTACTACGACAATATTATCTACTCAGAAGTATCTGATTACTTTTACGTTTGGCAGAAAATTCTGCTTGAAGATGAATATTCGGGCTTTGATAAAGATAAAACACCCCGTGCAGAGTCTATCGTCACAAATCCCTACTTGGACAAGACAGCGGAAGACTTCGAATCCGAACTTGGACAGGCATTTTCAGTAATCAGGCGAGCGCTCAAGGACAACGGCACGCTCACGTTCACCTATCACCACAGCGACTCCGAGTCGTGGGGTGAACTCCTTGAATCGTTGTGTAACGTTGGTTTCGAAGTTACTGCGACATACCCGATTACTGCGGATATCAACAAATTCATCGAAGGTGAAGCAGTGACTTTTGACATCGTCGTCGTCGCCCGCCCCATCGACGATACCGAACCTGCATCGTGGAACTCCCTCCGCCGCGATATCTACCGTACGGCCCGCCGTACCCGCCAGAAACTCGAAGAGAACCGTGACCTCTCCCGCGGCGATATCGGCGTGATGGAGATGGGCGCGTGTTTCCGCGAGTACTCCAAGCATCACGGGAAGGTACAGCGTGATGGCGAGATCATGAGCGCGAAGGAGGTCGTTCAGGAGATCTACGGCATCATCCAGGAGGCCAGCGACATCGGCGTCGAAGACGTGTTCATCGACCTGCTCGACACATCGAACCCCTCCTTCGACGACGTCAACAAGCTCTGCCGTGGGACGAACGCTACGCCGGAGGACCTGAAAGAGACGCACCTATACAACCAGGACGACGGCTTCGAACTCGGCACCTGGGACAACGAGAAGCGCCAGGCCTACATCCAGGAGCGCGTCAACGGCGACGGCGGCGAACACCTCTCGAACCTCGATAAGCTCCAGTTCCTGCGGTATCGCTACGAGAAGGGGCAGGCGGTCCAGAACTACGTCGAAAAGTGGGACGTCGATGACGACCTGCGCGAACTCGCCGGTCGGCTCGCCGACGTGACCGGTGACGGCACGTACACGCGCGTGCTCGGGGATCGAGACATCACGAGTTACGGCGAATAGGAACCCCGAAGCCAAACACGAATGCCACTCCCGGTGGCGATTCTCAATAATCCATTTCGAGAATCTCGCTGGGAGTGCGTCTGTTGCTTGCCGTAACCATCTTCCTACGGACTGTCTACGGCGAGTCGGCGATATGGTCGTACTGTGAGTCTGCTTCCCGGACTCTGAATCCGAATATTGGCCATATAGACGCTATTGGGTCGATACCACGGTGTTCTCTGGGCAGAGGTTTTTACGCACCTGGTTATTTGACCCATTCCCAGAATGGTAGCAAAACAACACCTCGCAACGGCGGGCCGTCCGCGAATGTGGTCAAGAATTGACTCTGCCCGCCTTCTGAATCGAAGAGCTCGATCAGTCGTTTTCTCGCGCGTAAGGAGTGGTGGTTGTGATGAGTGACACTGATCATCGCGTCATATTTGTGGAGTCCATCCAACCGTACTGCACGTTCCCGATCTCTCAGAATGAACGAGATACCCTCCTTCGGAATGTGGCCAGAGAGATGGACAAGCAACGTTCAGATCCGACCAGGAACAGTGTAGCGACGTGGTTGCAAAACCTGCGGCCCGTGATTGAGAAGCCCGTTTCGATACTTCAGCTTGATATGTCGGACCACTCGAATCTGTCCACCCTCCTTACCCAGGTGATGGACTCAGACGATCTCTTGGATCGATTCCGGGCGGCGACTCCTGAGTGTCACTGGTGTGGCGATTCTGCCGACCGACAGATCGACGTTCATGACTACTATCTCGTATTGGTCTGCACCGAGTGCCTCGAAACGATTGATTCGCCGGAAGGCCAACATCTTTTACAGGATCTCGATCCCACGATCACTCCTTCGACGACAATCGACTGTCTGGATGCCTCCACCCACCAAGGAACGAACGAACAGCAGTCCACCTTGTTACAGTTCACTACCTCGGAGTAATCGCTGACCACGAGTGAGCTCACGCTACCGTATCCATTTTTGTCCCTTCGGAGACGTTGTAGGCGTAATGGCAGGACCCGGACAAATACCCGGACGCTACAATCTCGTTATCGAAGGTGCATATGAGACCTTCGAGCATCAGATTCCTGTAGAGGAGTTTGTACAGCGACTCAAAGAAGACGACGTTCCGGATAGTGTGAGTGTTGTTGGTCTCTCAGAAGCCTTGTCGGAGGAGGACCTGGCTAATGAGTTGGCTCATGAGATGGACCGACGCGCAAACGATTTAGAGTACCAAAGTCCGACGGTACAGTTCGTCGTCGAGGGTTCGTTCCATCGAAGTGGAAAAACGTACGATCTCCGGTACGAGGACGGACTTCACTCTCTCCAGCAGGTTTTCGGCCCCCAACTTGAACGGAAAGAAGATGGCAAGTGGCTCGTAGCACCCTTCTAACCAGAAACCCTGAACCACAGAACCAATAGCCTCTCTGAAGAAACTGACGGAATCAGTAGTCCACGATTTGTGCTGGCGTTAGTGTGATTGAGTCGATGTCCTCTCTGGCAAGTTCCTGTTTGAGACCGTTCTCACTGGTCAGTCGAAGCTTCGCTTTCGGGCCCGTATTAACTGCTTCAACGGATGCTGCATAGTACGATTCTTTCTCACCATCTACCCAGCATTCGACTTGAAGCTCTCCTCCTTCGACATCGCCGCTCCACTGGCGATCAATGTAGTTCTGCCAGCAGTCTTCGCAAACCTCGTCCATCTCTGTCTGAAGGTCACCAGTAAATGACGTAGGCTCAAACGAGATTTCATAGTGGAGAGGTCTCCCCTGACAGAGACGGCGAGCCCCAATTAGTTCCCCATCACCATCCCGGCGAATTCTAACCAAGCAACTTCGCATACCTGCGATATCATCGTCACCAAGACCAACATACGATTTGCCGAGCTGGTCACGGCAACGTTCGCACGTTATCGACTCCTCTGTCACATCCTCTTGGAGTTCGAAGTGCTCTCCTTCAATAGGGATTCTCTCTGTATCACAGAGACTATCCCAGCCGAATCC
Protein-coding sequences here:
- a CDS encoding DUF262 domain-containing protein, translated to MKADTLDLKDIFRKDTRYVVPRFQRPYVWKEEEHWKPLWEDLQLVVDELMDRQAGASNQIERQEAQQDTSPHFLGAIVLDQQSTPTQKLETREIIDGQQRLITLQVLLSAVHSVATDLAHEESASLVEKLMYNDTDLTTTDTDRLKVWPIEADQDAFIDVLTFSDPESEHSELDGDDNLEECFRYFRDEIREWAESGDEPTEEHLDALVTTMWHLLRVVVIDLESNDDAQVIFETLNARGTPLLAADLIKNYLFREATIQQDDPGDLHDKYWKQFDEDEWRVDVSQGRLDRPKIDVFIMHWLTIEMSQQVRAKKLFPAFRKYLDRTDNSVEEIVKDIDYYASIYETISEPDRGSREGIFFHRLDILDTTTPYPVLLWIFGHEDIPKEQRVKAVEAIESWLMRRMLSRLTSKNYNKVFIELLDELKERDSEYVGDVVVEFFRGKEGESDYWPGNDKLTDSMVNKEYWAVINQRRLKMVFAAIERELRNTGYSETVEFTQDLEIEHILPQKWSTHWSLPGDRPAEVERMERDDAKDRIGNLTILTDKLNPSISNAAWDDKREAVQEHTVLRLNKHLVTNWPDEWNEDTIAERGEWLAKQASEVWPEPGSEYWDR
- a CDS encoding DUF1156 domain-containing protein; the encoded protein is MSEQSGSSQNRQERTELPIERGFPIERVNEIAEKEGRAQMYYRPVYAMHKWWARRLGSVFRAISLYTLLDDPEGVSVFEPGHEGGTLADYGDDADGESDLDVASLLERVDMTDPESLWELYPKDVRVEDKKILDPFMGGGTSLVEASRFGAEVVGNDLNPVAWFTTKKELEAGQTDVEELEAAFEQVKEDVADEITQYYKTPCPNGDHDADVMYNFWVKELDCVSCGHTVPLFGDYRVAKGRYENDEKYNVLCPDCGAVTLVDDWQSESMCNDCGHGFTPKDGNVGRSKYNCPDCGQKYSITDAIDEQGGYDLRLYAIEYYCSDCDAAGEAKSQYKGYKRAEESDFDLVESAREEWEDSPELHEFVPQEKIPEGAITAASSVSGNDIFRHGYEDWSDLFSTRQLLSLSKLLKSIDEIEDDKLRELLLLAFSGSLRYTNFLVGYHHTRNHIHDIFKTNSFNSPTKPTEGNVWGTEYGLGSFASTYESIRRGVEYANSPTERYMDGGEMVESEKFAQPIGDDATVLQGDMRELEYEDEFDAVITDPPYYDNIIYSEVSDYFYVWQKILLEDEYSGFDKDKTPRAESIVTNPYLDKTAEDFESELGQAFSVIRRALKDNGTLTFTYHHSDSESWGELLESLCNVGFEVTATYPITADINKFIEGEAVTFDIVVVARPIDDTEPASWNSLRRDIYRTARRTRQKLEENRDLSRGDIGVMEMGACFREYSKHHGKVQRDGEIMSAKEVVQEIYGIIQEASDIGVEDVFIDLLDTSNPSFDDVNKLCRGTNATPEDLKETHLYNQDDGFELGTWDNEKRQAYIQERVNGDGGEHLSNLDKLQFLRYRYEKGQAVQNYVEKWDVDDDLRELAGRLADVTGDGTYTRVLGDRDITSYGE